The Tripterygium wilfordii isolate XIE 37 chromosome 23, ASM1340144v1, whole genome shotgun sequence genomic sequence GAGGATGATTCTCCACCAGAAGCACTGGGTTCTCAATTTTTGAGTCAGACACAGCCTGGTGTATATAATGTTGCAACAACTCTGAGCACCGGGTCACATGTGATTCATAGCTGACAGGATACCCGTTGGGTCCTTCGGGAATAGCTGGGGAAGAATGAGTCATGACAAGAACCGTGTTAAACCAAACCGCTGTACCAAATATTTCAGTCACAAGCTTCAGAAGAGGGAAGTCACCATAACCCATGTTGATGAGGTCAAGACGTTCGAAAAATAAAACTATATCAGGTGGAGATTTTCTAATGAATCTCTTCACAGAGAGCataatttttctatttcttctcGTACTACTTGTAGATGAGGGTAGAAGACCAGGAGTATCAATAAAAGTTATTTTAATCCCATTGACAGTTCCCACAACCTCTTGGATGCAATCAGTGGCCGGCCTAAAAGCATTGGTCATGGTCTTCGTCTGGTCAAAAACTGAATTTATGGTTGCACTCTTTCCAACACCCGTCTTTCCCAGAACAAGTATTCGAATTGAGAAGTCCAGTTCAGGCTGGCCAGATGCCTCTTGTTGTGCTGCTATTGCTCTTACTCTATCATTTCTGTGGTTTACACTTTTCAAATCTGATTCTCCCGCTCGTATCAAAGTTGCTAGGTGTATTCTGTATAAAACCTTTGCAACAAGAACACTGCTCTGCGGCTCCCCAAGCCTCTGAAGAAGTCGCAAGAACTTGATTTGGATATTATCAATTTTTGCCAAAGGATTTTCCCTTTTGTCATTAGTGCTATCACTAGACTGCAAAGAATCTTCAGCTGAAACTTGCTGCAGGGAGGAATGAGACTGATTATCCAGATTACCTTCCGAAGTGCATGGTAAATCAGGAGATCTTGTGGCTGCCATGAAAATGTGTGAGTGGAACCAGTGTGGAAATACTTCAATACACACTCGCCCAATAAAAGAAACCAACACATGCTAAGAACACCTTCTATGTCAACAATAACATACCAATTTAGAGTAAGTGCTGACAAAGTAAGATATAAATAGTAGATATAATTATTGTAATTGTCCCTTCCGCTATCATCTCTATACCAAAAATAGTACTACCTTGGCTAGTACTAAATCATTTGAAGTTGCTACAGACAAATGCTTAAGGTTCAATTACTTCATATCAAGTACATCTTGTATAAACAAAATGGCTATCATAAGCCGATAGTCATAAATATCGAAGTTCCTTAATTTGAATGTTGTGAAAACATGCCAAATACCATTTCAATCCATCAAGCGCTAAACCAAATCGCAACTAAACACCTTAGAAAAGGCCAAAGGAGAAGGCATTGGCTCCTTGAAGACATAGAAGAGAGCACTAAGAAAGTTTGGACACTAGTATCTGATTAGGTCCAAAGAAATTAGATGCGGTGAAGAAGAAAAGTTGgaatcaattcaattcaatcagATGCTCTGGATGTCTATAAGTTACGCTTTCAATCGGCAGTTTCACTGAAACAAGATAAATTACAAGAAATCGTTATACGAGTAAGGATTTAGGCAATACCGTGATCACCAGATTCTTCATTTTGAGGTCCATCTCCAAAAAAACTGCCACTGCCGGATAATGGTCTAGATGAGGCCAAGGAATTAGATAGCATTTGAGAATTGGCCCAATCTCTAATACTCTTCATCCCTCCTACACATAATAGAAATACTCgataaacaagaaagaaaataaaaggaagtAGAGTTTATGGGTATCCTTAACATctctgatttctttttcttttctaggAGAAGAATGAGGATACTAGACGCTGCGATTCAATCAAACTTCTGCAgtcaacaaaattttcaaacttcTCAAATGCAGGTCAGTTCATAATATCCAAattcttcttctcatttctctGCCACTGTTTATAATCATTTCAGTCTCATTTCACTGCTTATATATAACCACTAATTACGATGGTAGCACTAACAAAGAATTGACGACGAAAAATCATTTACAAATGTATCAGCAGTAACACCCACCTGCTTTTAGAAGATTCAGCTTCCAAAAATCAGCAGCAGCAGCGCTTCACAATCGAAATCTCAATTCAGATAACTAAAACCAAATCACAGAGCCAAATGTTTTCAAGCTGAAATCAACCTCCGAAGAGCGAAGCAACTCTGAAAATCAACGATGTCACATAGAACCCTAGCATTCGACCGAAAACACAATCAAAATCCGAATTCGAAAAGGAACAACGAGGTGCAAAAACGACGACGCCTTCCGGTTCGAGGCAATCAGTGTCCGGTGTACGGCGAAATCGAGAAGAGATGCAAAGATGAGGCTGAGTAGGACGAAGATCAAGATAAGACGCGaggaaaaaaacacacaaatttgagccctagacaccGTAGATAGGGGAAAAAATCACATGTTTGCGAGACTAGTGTACTGTTTGGGGTATTTTTTTATTGCCAACCACGTCAGCAGTGGTCGTTCCTCCTTCCACGTGGTAGTTGATTATTGGTTAGatttgaaattaaaagagaatgtAGCATTTGGaaaactacaaaaaaaattcagaaaaattataaatgtataatatatatttttttgagaggaatgtataatatatttatacatatacGTATAACTTTTTTTGGCATCATAAATTgaactatatattttttgtttattacccaaaaaaaattcgaTCTTTTAATCTTTTATAGAGCATTTACAATGGTAGAATTTTGTTGGCCATGTATCTTAAAATCCATAAATTTATTGGGCCATAGATTTGACAACAGCAATACAATTTTGTTTGTTGACTCTTTTTTAATGGGCCAAGGGCATGGTCTTTTGACTTGCTCACTTATTGATTTTATTTGGGCCTTCAGGCACCTCAATTATCACACTCataaatacacaaaaataaatattaaatctcACTTCTATTACGTCAAAAATAAGTTAACAAAATCCCGCCGGGATAGCTCAGCTGGTAAGACCTGGACAGTTACACTGACAGGTCCAAGGTTCGAGTCCCTAAAAGGGCTACTAGAAGCTTACATGGTCGTTAACTTCAGGGCCCGTGGGATTAGTCGAGGTGCGCGTAAGCTGGCCCGGACAGCCacgataatcaaaaaaaaaaaaaagttaacaaaTTTACCccattgtatcaatatattttgttggtccaattacatcaacaaaatgatcccccaatacattttgttatccacaacaaaattcAACAATTGTTGCTCTAATATGTAACGGAAAATGACAAAGAACTCAAAATTTGGTAACCCAAAGGAACCCAAATCTAGTTGGCATGTCCATATCAGCATCCTATGTggataaaatttgaaatttgaaaattttacacAAATATTCACTCTCTCCCCTTTCcctcacacacacactctctctctctcttctttctcttcctctcactGTCGATGGCTGGGTCACAACATGGGTCAAGCACCTCCGGTGGCTGTTCCTACCGATAGATggctgggctaggtgctcctcaatGCGGGGAGTTCAGTGGTGGTGCCCGTTTGCAAAGGCAGCGTCGAAAGCGACCGGATCTGACGTTCGAAGGTCTGGCTCCATGGCAAATTCCTTTGGATTTTCTGGTCAATCTTGCTAATATATCCGGTTGATGAGGGCTGGATTGTGTTCTTGATTATTGTCTGATCATTTTGGGACCAACACCGACACCAAACGTCGCAGGACGTTAGAGTTGTCGTCGGTCAGTGGTGGAAGCggggagagaagaaagaaggggaAAGAGAGTTTGCTGTTGCTCACATGCGCCACAACAAACTCTAAAGGAGAGATGAGTTCTTCCTAACTAATCCACTTGAATGGGTCAAGGGTATGGGTGAGAATCCATTGTGTGCTATATGTGGGTTTGGTTACAGGAGGATCTTTGTACGATGAAGGAGCCATACCAAATAAACAATTCTTtctcattctatttttttgaatttattttgtttcctctaaaatattcaatttgcttctctgataaaatcaatggaatatccCTAATCCATTTATTTTATCAATGGAATATCCCCAATCCATTAATTTTATCAATAGAATAACCCAAATCCattgataaaatcaatggaataagtTATTTCGTTGATATAAATCAGCagaattattaatttcattgttcttagttcatattgaaaaaaaaatcagatcgGTGTGTCGACAGCCATGATCGGTGATcagatgattgatttttgttttcatcgtgaaaataagagagatggaaggagagagagaaagtaggGGTCTCTCCGTCTCTGACTATCTATGAGATAAGAGAATGAAAGTTTGtgaattttaattttctctcaCTTGTACAATCATCAGGGGTCTCTCCGTCTTTGACTATCTATGAGATAAGAGAATGaaagtttttgaatttcaattttctctcacttgTACAATCATCAGCTAAGTCATACTACCACCTAGATTTGGGCTCTTTTGGGCTCCTATATTTTGGGCTACCTAGCATTGTTGATATGTAACACACCCAATAATTTGGTTAAATCAAAAGGCAATAAAATCAATTTGAGGCCCTATTTATAGTACTCTAACCCTTCCTAACCTTAGTTCACTCTAATTACGAAAGCATAATAAAAACATTATCCTCAAGGTTTGTTTTGGCTTCAACCCCAGAAAATTTTACAGAATGCAAATTAAAGGCTCGGTCTTATCAATCCAGTTGCCTTCGACTCTTGAAAATTTGGCAAATTTTTTCAGTTCACGATATGGGTGTCGACTTTCAAAAACATCCCACAAATCAGTTATCGAGATCATGTACTCATAAGTTGTTCAAAAACAAAGACATCATCTCCAATTGCTTGAAATACATTTCAAGCAAGGCGTTCGGAATTTAGCAAAATACTGCAAAGAGCATCATTGTGCATGATGATCTTGTGTTTCTAGTCCATTAGTTCATAATAAATGGAGATTACAAGAGCACACATTGTCCATCCAAAGAATATATACTGAAATTGGCCATTTTCACCTATATCATCGACAACCAAGTAACTAACTGTGATTGCGATGAAAACTATGTGAGGAGAGAGTAACATACCCGTTCCAATGTAAAGTCTTTCACAGCTCGTTACTATCATTTTTATATGGGTCCTAGAAAGCAACCTCTTAGGCTTTTACTGAAAATGTTCAAGGCACAATGATATTCATGAACTTCCTCTTGGCAAATGCCAACCACCATTTATTTGGAGTTCCATTGGGTCTGTATGCAACACTCAACAGTCTTCCGCTTGTTTCCTCCCTTATCTGCTTCAGATAGTTTCTGAATAGCTCTGCAATGAAAAGTTCAAAAAGGAAAAGTGTTTTAAGGACACCAACTGATTTGGTAATAAATCTCAAAGCCAACCGCTGCATGAAACACAGATCAACAAGGATGAGAGTGACACCAAGAGTTTTCACAAGACAGCATATGAGACAAGAAAAGAACGCAGAATTAATAACGATCGCTTAAATTTTAATCCTTGTAACATTCCTTGCCCACTTGTACTTCTGCAATGAGAATAAGAAGCTGAGaatcaaattaagttcaaagTAGAAACCAGTTGCCTCGAATCAACTTGATAGCCATCATGCACCATTCAAGCAGTGAGAATTGGGGATTGCAAATACTGGGCGGGTGGAGAGCATAACAAGGATGTAAAGGCGGGTACAATAACAAGATAGCCATAATTGACTGACTCGTTATTTGATAGAGGCCAAATAAATACTAAAACCATATTCTCAAAGCATTCAAGCCAGCAGTCCAATATAATAAAGTTAGGACGAAAAGTCCAGGAATTCTCGACAGATAAGATGTAGCACCCATAGGGtttgtgttttgacttttgagtttaGAAATAGGAAGATCTTAATGCAAAAGGTAAATAACACTTGTGCGTAAAGCTCCTGTATTAGATGGGGGAATTGAACCTTGAAACAACTTAAAGATTCTTTGATGTTGGATATGGTCAGCCAAACAATAACAATTTGATAAAAGTCGCACAAAATTTTCAGCACTTCAAATGTAGACAAGCCTTTATGTAAGTCATTATAACAAAGTCATCTAACAGAGAGAAAGGAGGTTTACCTGCTTCCTGTCGAGATTGAGGGAAGGGGAAAAGACCTGGAAAAGGAAATCCAGGTTCTCCGGGAACAGGAACCTTCTCCAAACCCAAGTTAATAATTGCCTTGGTCCCTTCAGCCAAAGTCCTGCAGCCCTCAAGCCTCTTCAAAGCAACATTGATGTAGAACGTTAGATAAATAAGGAGCTTATCAGCTGGGCTCTTAACATCAAAGTTTCTGAAGAAGACATTGACACGAAAGAATGTAATTGCCTCATCAACAATATCGGTTCTATCtacataaaacaaaacataacgTCAACGCAGAAGGCATAAAATATTAACACAGAAGAAAACCAAACATTGTTGTGGCATggattaaaagaaaaatgaaatgccACAAGCGTCACCTTGATCTGAAACTGGAGCAGGACCCTTTATATGGCTTTTCAAAGGGAGTAGCGGGCATCCACAAGCTTTGTCAACTCCTTCCACATCAAGAAAACTAGAGTGATAAACCTGCCAAGAAGAACATCACTGAGTTCCGAAAAAGAAATTTGCATCATCCTTCCATATATAACTGCATCGCTATCAAgacacaaagaaaaaaaagcaatCTACAAAAAACTATCCAAAGATAAAGCAAACAAAGCATAGAAGTGACACAATTACAAGTTAACATATTAGATTCTTCAAAACGTGCTTCCTTGAGGTGGCCAAAGACAAAACTTCAGACAAACTCAAGCACCACGCTGAAACAATGAATGCTGGGATTTAAGTGCCCACATTTTGATTAGCACATCCTATCCTCCTAATTGCTAATCCTATCCTCCTAATTAAAAATTCAAGTTTAACAAAACTTACATTTTTCAGTTTCCTACCAACAACATAACACTCTAAACAGAAACAATGGCCACAAACCCAACTCCAAGACACAAAACTTCAATTTACTGATAATCAATGATATAAAAATGAAgccacaaaatgaacaaattggACCACAAGGGACAGTTATATGAGGATAGATTTGCGTACCATTTCTTCTTCCGGAAAGTTCTTATCAGGCAGGAACAATCCAAGCTTAGGAATCAAAATTTACGAAGTGGGTGTTCAAAAAAACCTGCAATGAGCATCAATGGGACCTTCGATTTCAATGAAGAACATCGTGATTAGAAGATGATCCAACCGACACAAATCGGTGCTAAAACAGCATGAAATAGCATCGAAACATAAATACAAAGCTCCAGACTATTCCAAAAACATTAAGAGACCGTAAGCATCGATGAAAACGTGAAGGGTAAGCAATTCAACATTGTTGTTCAACGTAAATGAAAGCGTGATCCGAATTTACCAGAAATTTGCATTCTTGTCGGTGGAATTGGAGATAGACTGGAAGTTGAAAGGGGATGGCTTTTACGTTAACTTTGGTGGGTAACCAACCACTCTTGGGGGAGAAGGATGACTTCCTTGCTCAGATTTGCTGAAAGATCTTGCTGCGCGAGCCAGACAACTTTGTCGTTTGTTTCACATCGTTCAATTTTGGGCCTAGTCTGTTCAATATCTGGGAAATTCAAAGTCCATATCCGTCTTGTAGTTTCAATGAATCGGCCCAGGATTGATCCACAATCCTCTAAGGCACAATTGACATGTCTCTCCTATAATCTTATTTAACTTATTTTCTGGTTACTTTGTAGGTTTCATAATTATCATTGTCTCTATGGTTATGTAATTTCGATAACATTATCTCTCAGTCCTAATTGTTTTTCAACATTCTCATTCAACTACCATGTTTATTTATCTTTAGGTATGTAGCCTTTTGACTCATAAATACTTCTATTGCTACTTGTTTGATACAAATGGTCGTCTTTCTTCATATAGAGTTTGTGCTTCTTCAACAAAATCTCAATTTTCCTTCTTAAGCAATTTCTCCCTAtaagatatatatttattataggAAAATTTTCACAATCAATGATTTCTGATTGAGGGTCATCGATAATCCTGCAAAACTCATAAAAAATGTTCGAAAATCCTTTTGATAGGGTTTTTCGTTAGCATGTAcatctttttctcttttgggCAGGGTGAACATCCATTGGAGTTCAAGAGATGGGCAAAATCaaacaattatatttttaacggTGAATGGAGTAGGGAGTTTGTGATGAGAGGAAGTTGGTTATAGGGGACCAAATTGGGCTATTTTGGAATCCTTTCAAATCTATATTTTTAAGTTTCTAAAAACCATCGACCAAACAAAACTTTAAACAACTGGATACTCCTCTTGTGTAAGGGACTACTCCAACTATACGCTTTGGTGAGATTGCAGTGATGACCTCACTTTTAGGACAATCATTGTGATTCAAATAGAACATTTCACAATGGTTAATAACAAGTGCATACTTCACCAATTTTGTTCATAAAACTCATACATCACAAAAATAGTATGTATGATGTTAAAGCTCTTTAAAAAACACTTGACCAAATTACAAATTCCCATTGGtgaaataattattttaggCTCCATTTGATAGAGCTTATTTGCTGTCaataataaactaatttatGAGCTATGAAAAATCTAGCTTATAATCTGAGaaaaataaaccaacttataaACTGTGAAATAAATTCTCTATTGTTTGGTGAAAGTTATACCTAAAACTAGTTTATAAGGTGTGACAAAGTAGATTTAAGTTTaatttgagagagaataaaaaaatataagaatttAGGAGTTCCAGAAGTAGCAAATTCAGAATTGAAAGAGGTAGCAGTACAACACTCCACATCTCACATAACGAAAGTCCATGGATTCTATCATACTTAAAGAGAGGGAGCCTGAAATTTTTTGAATCCAGAAATAAAACatagttatgttagaaatacaAATAAGATGGTCAGGATGTACATTATATGATCGAAATTACTCCTAAGTAGTCACTAGAACTCTGTACAAGTACATGCGTTGCTCACCTGATGATGCATTTTGTATGTCCTTCTAAGCCTTCAATAAGTTCAGGTGAACATCAATTCAGAGCAATATGTCCTTCTAAGCCTTCAAGAAGTTCAGGTGAACATCAATTCTGCAAAAAAGGCGTGTGTTAAATGATTGATTGGAGCGAGCAACTCTCCTAACCCGTCAGAGAATTGAAGCCAAAGGGACAAGGAGTTGCTAAGATTGACAATTCATGTGTATTGATGAAATAGATATTCAACTAATTACATATTTCTGATCCCTTACCAAAACGAATTGAGTCCAACCGCAATCTACGGACATGGTAAGAAGCAATCTGCCTCCGATTTTTGCGCCTCATCCTGATAAAATGGAGCCATATTTAAAATAACTATATTGAGTTTGAGAGGTAAACAGAATGCATTAATTAAAATCAGAATGCATTATGCAGCATAGCAAACAATCGAGAAGCTAAAGAGAATTGCATTGAGTTTTGTTATAGTATGAACCTCTTTCTCTCCATTGACAAATCTTCAACtccagcatcatcatcatcatcatcatcctgaTAAGGGAGTTCAAATGATGCATCATCGTTTATATGAAAGCATGGTTCATTGATTTTCAGCTTTCAAATGTAGCACCAAGATATTTGACTAGAAATGACAATGCTCCACTGAACAACATATAAATCACATCTACAGAGTTACTGATCTGAACTCACTACTCAAAgacaaattagaaaaaaaaaggattgcCAAGGAGTACATCCCTAAAGGCAGAGAACAGGAGtaaaacaaaagtgaaccaGAAATTGCAAGTCCAACCCTATAGAAATGCTACTTGAATTCCTAAAATATTATACCAGAAAAATTATTCATACAGGAGAATCTTCAAAACCTCCAACTTAGTGCAATCACCATCAAATGCCATGATCGACAAGATGTGTAAAAGGAAGAAATAAAGCTAAATTTATCTAGATTATGtgttgtggttttgttatgaCTTATGATGCATTATATTTATCTCCATTATCTGTTTTGGTTCTTTTTATGATAATCACTCCCCCTTTACAGTTTCTCCTTTAATGTCTTGTTGATTAAAAATGGAATTGAAAGAAATGATATGATTGGGGGGTTGTGTAAAGTGTAAACATCAATCCGTATGACTGATCTATTGATGTCAAACTAATTAAAGACAACAAATATGTTTGAATCAAATAGGTTTTTGTTATGGTTAATCTATAAAATGCATATGAGTGCAACTTGATTGGACAGTAAGAGCGAAAAGAAGATGCGTACCATTTCTATATAGAAGGTAGTATTAAGGTCGCCATTCCAACGCTCTTCATAACCAAATAATGTAAGGAGACTCTGGAGCCTCAAAATAAATATGTTTTTGTTATGGTTATCTATATAACATATAAAATGCATATGAGTGCAACTTGATTGGACAATAAGAGCGAAAAGAAGATGCATACCGTTTCTTCATTATACAAGCTCTGTATGATAGTATTAAGGTCGACATTCCAGAGCTCATTATAAGATGATACATGGGGACTCCAGAGCTTAAAAGTGTAAAGTGGTCCCTCACAAAAAGTTTTCAGACTGGGGCAATTTCCCACAGTTACTTTCTTCAATGATGGTAATTTGAAGGCATGTTTCCCTGAGCCGTAGAAGCTTGTAAGGTTTGGCATACgattaatatatatttcttcCAGTTGGTGGAAAATAATATCATCCTCTGTCTCACTTTCCCCTGCACGTGCTACAATGGACGTCATCATCGCACATTCATATACCCTCAATTTCTTGAGCTGCATCATGCTTTTAGTTGTCAAGCAAGACATTAAGTAAGTCAGTTTGTCACATCTATATACTTCCAGTTCAATCAAATTGCAGGAAGACAGCAGTGAGGACGGAAACTGAATTTTGAGACTGCCAAATGTTGAGAGCTCTCCAGCCTCGCCAATGAATCCTCCATTTGGGAATATCTCATTGAAAGCACTATGCCCAACAACAAGTTGTTCCAGGAATATCTCCTGTCAAAATATTgtttaaaagtaaaaaagctAAGGAGGAATTATTCACTCAACATGCGAGTACAGTGCATActtgcaaatatatatatatatatttgaacttTAGATCTTTGAAGCAGAGTTTAAAGTCCATACCTTTTCGTGCAAATAAAGATACCCATCATGCGCCCCTTCTTGGACATTCGAACATTCAGAAGCCAATATTTTCAGTTTATCACATCCAataacttccaattcctttaaCAATGGCCATTTTGAGATATGAATTCCAGGGTAGAAACTTTTTAGTTGTGGTAAGTCAACAAGTCTCAGGGAAGTGACTTTTAGAAACTCAAACCTAACATCCGCATCTACCCCTTCCATTGCAACAATTTCC encodes the following:
- the LOC119993798 gene encoding actin-related protein 2/3 complex subunit 3; protein product: MVYHSSFLDVEGVDKACGCPLLPLKSHIKGPAPVSDQDRTDIVDEAITFFRVNVFFRNFDVKSPADKLLIYLTFYINVALKRLEGCRTLAEGTKAIINLGLEKVPVPGEPGFPFPGLFPFPQSRQEAELFRNYLKQIREETSGRLLSVAYRPNGTPNKWWLAFAKRKFMNIIVP